A window of Juglans regia cultivar Chandler chromosome 7, Walnut 2.0, whole genome shotgun sequence contains these coding sequences:
- the LOC109021958 gene encoding low affinity inorganic phosphate transporter 1-like, with protein MARELGVLNALDGAKTQWYHFTAIVIAGMGFFTDAYDLFCISLVTKLLGRIYYTVEGSAKPGTLPPNVADAVTGVAFCGTLAGQLFFGWLGDKLGRKRVYGITLLLMVFCAVASGLSFGHSAKSVMATLCFFRFWLGFGIGGDYPLSATIMSEYANKKTRGAFIAAVFAMQGFGNLTGGIVAIIVSTAFDHAYNAPSYEVDAAASLPSQSDYVWRIIVMFGAIPAALTYYWRMKMPETARYTALVAKNAKQAAQDMSKVLQVELEAEVEKTERYSQDPGNSFGLFSKEFRKRHGLHLVGTTVCWFLLDIAFYSQNLFQKDIFSAIGWIPASQTMSAIEEVFKIARAQTLIALCGLIPGYWFTVAFIDILGRFTIQLMGFFFMTVFMFALAIPYHHWTLKENRIGFLVMYSLTFFFANFGPNATTFILPAEIFPARLRSTCHGISAAAGKAGAIVGAFGFLYAAQSTDPTKTDAGYPPGIGVKNSLLMLGGINFLGMLFTLLVPETKGKSLEELTGENEEERSS; from the coding sequence ATGGCCAGAGAACTGGGAGTGCTTAATGCACTAGATGGTGCAAAGACCCAATGGTACCATTTCACGGCAATCGTGATTGCCGGAATGGGGTTTTTCACGGATGCATATGACCTTTTCTGCATTTCCCTTGTAACCAAGTTACTCGGCCGCATATACTACACAGTTGAAGGCTCAGCAAAGCCTGGAACATTGCCTCCCAACGTAGCGGATGCTGTGACTGGTGTCGCATTTTGTGGCACCTTAGCTGGCCAGCTCTTCTTCGGCTGGCTCGGTGACAAGCTGGGCCGCAAAAGGGTCTATGGTATAACCCTACTTCTCATGGTTTTTTGCGCAGTTGCATCAGGGCTCTCGTTCGGGCACTCGGCAAAGAGTGTCATGGCCACGCTCTGTTTCTTCCGGTTCTGGCTTGGCTTTGGCATTGGCGGTGACTATCCCCTTTCAGCTACAATCATGTCTGAATATGCCAACAAAAAGACTCGCGGGGCTTTTATCGCTGCAGTTTTTGCCATGCAAGGCTTTGGAAATTTGACTGGTGGGATTGTTGCTATTATAGTATCAACCGCCTTCGATCACGCATACAATGCTCCTTCATACGAGGTTGATGCAGCAGCCTCCCTACCATCACAGTCCGATTACGTTTGGCGCATAATTGTAATGTTCGGAGCCATCCCCGCCGCGCTCACCTACTACTGGCGCATGAAAATGCCTGAGACGGCCCGTTATACCGCCCTGGTTGCAAAGAACGCAAAACAGGCCGCGCAAGACATGTCTAAGGTATTACAGGTGGAGCTCGAAGCCGAAGTGGAGAAGACAGAAAGGTATTCTCAAGACCCAGGCAATTCGTTCGGTTTATTCTCCAAGGAATTCAGGAAACGACACGGGCTTCACTTGGTCGGTACCACTGTTTGTTGGTTCTTGTTGGACATAGCCTTCTATAGCCAAAATCTTTTCCAAAAGGATATCTTCAGCGCTATTGGGTGGATTCCGGCGTCGCAGACGATGAGTGCTATTGAAGAGGTTTTCAAGATTGCAAGAGCGCAAACACTTATTGCTTTGTGCGGTCTCATTCCTGGGTATTGGTTTACAGTGGCCTTCATCGATATTTTGGGACGATTCACGATTCAATTGATGGGTTTCTTCTTCATGACTGTCTTTATGTTTGCACTAGCTATCCCTTACCATCATTGGACCTTGAAGGAAAACCGAATTGGGTTCCTTGTGATGTACTCCCTCACCTTCTTCTTCGCAAACTTTGGGCCAAATGCAACCACGTTTATTTTGCCAGCAGAAATTTTCCCCGCAAGGCTAAGGTCTACTTGTCATGGAATATCAGCTGCAGCCGGAAAGGCTGGAGCCATCGTTGGTGCCTTCGGATTTTTGTATGCTGCCCAAAGCACGGACCCGACCAAGACTGACGCAGGATACCCACCTGGTATTGGAGTAAAGAACTCGCTTCTTATGCTTGGAGGAATTAACTTCTTGGGAATGTTGTTTACGTTATTGGTGCCGGAAACCAAGGGAAAATCGCTCGAGGAACTGACGGGCGAGAATGAGGAGGAAAGATCTAGCTAG
- the LOC108982074 gene encoding low affinity inorganic phosphate transporter 1-like translates to MAGDKLIVLDALDKAKTQLYHFTAIVIAGMGFFTDAYDLFCISLVTKLLGRIYYTKEGAPKPGTLPPNVADAVNGVALCGTLAGQLFFGWLGDKLGRKKVYGITLVLMVVCSVASGLSFGHSANSVMATLCFFRFWLGFGIGGDYPLSATIMSEYANKKTRGAFIAAVFAMQGFGILGGGIVALVVSSAFNNKYDPPAYKVDAAASLPSQSDYVWRIILMFGALPAALTYYWRMKMPETARYTALVAKNAKQAAADMSKVLQVNIEAEEEKIDRLAVEPSNSFGLFSKEFAKRHGLHLLGTTTTWFLLDIAFYSQNLFQKDIFTKIGWIPSSETMSALDEVFKIARAQTLIALFSTVPGYWFTVAFIDYMGRFAIQLMGFFFMTVFMFALAIPYNHWIQKSHRIGFVIIYALTFFFANFGPNSTTFIVPAEIFPARLRSTCHGISAACGKAGAIVGAFGFLYAAQSQDPKKVDAGYPTGIGVKNSLLVLGGINFLGMLFTFLVPESKGKSLEELTGENEDENGDISEQTAGARTVPL, encoded by the coding sequence ATGGCTGGAGACAAATTGATAGTGCTTGATGCACTTGATAAGGCCAAGACTCAATTGTACCATTTCACGGCAATTGTAATTGCCGGAATGGGCTTTTTCACAGATGCATACGATCTGTTCTGCATCTCCCTCGTTACCAAGTTACTCGGCCGGATTTACTACACTAAAGAAGGCGCACCAAAGCCCGGCACGTTGCCTCCAAATGTGGCTGATGCTGTTAACGGTGTGGCACTTTGTGGCACATTGGCCGGCCAGCTCTTCTTCGGTTGGCTTGGTGACAAATTGGGCCGCAAGAAGGTCTATGGTATTACCCTTGTTCTCATGGTGGTTTGCTCCGTTGCCTCAGGGCTCTCTTTTGGACACTCAGCAAACAGTGTCATGGCCACACTCTGTTTCTTCCGATTTTGGCTTGGCTTTGGTATCGGTGGTGACTACCCCCTTTCTGCTACAATCATGTCTGAATATGCCAACAAAAAGACTCGTGGGGCGTTTATAGCAGCGGTTTTTGCCATGCAAGGGTTTGGAATTTTGGGAGGTGGGATTGTTGCCTTGGTAGTTTCAAGCGCATTCAATAACAAATACGACCCTCCTGCATACAAAGTCGATGCAGCGGCCTCCCTTCCATCCCAATCTGACTATGTGTGGCGCATAATTCTCATGTTTGGAGCTCTTCCGGCTGCCCTCACATACTACTGGCGTATGAAAATGCCAGAGACAGCTCGTTACACTGCCCTGGTCGCCAAAAACGCAAAACAAGCCGCGGCAGACATGTCTAAGGTGCTTCAAGTGAATATTGAAGCTGAAGAGGAGAAAATCGACAGACTTGCAGTGGAGCCATCCAATTCCTTTGGCCTATTCTCCAAGGAATTCGCAAAACGCCATGGCCTTCACTTGCTTGGAACCACTACTACGTGGTTCTTGTTGGACATTGCCTTCTACAGccaaaatctttttcaaaaggatATCTTCACCAAGATTGGATGGATTCCATCGTCAGAAACTATGAGTGCGCTTGACGAGGTTTTCAAGATTGCAAGGGCGCAAACACTTATTGCACTGTTCAGCACGGTGCCTGGGTATTGGTTTACGGTGGCCTTCATTGATTATATGGGACGGTTTGCAATCCAATTGATGGGATTCTTCTTCATGACTGTCTTCATGTTTGCACTTGCCATACCTTACAATCACTGGATTCAAAAGTCACACCGGATTGGCTTCGTCATAATCTACGCCTTGACCTTTTTCTTCGCCAACTTCGGTCCCAATTCCACCACTTTTATTGTGCCAGCGGAAATCTTCCCTGCAAGGCTAAGGTCTACCTGTCATGGAATATCAGCGGCATGTGGGAAGGCGGGAGCTATAGTTGGGGCGTTTGGGTTCTTGTATGCCGCACAGAGCCAAGACCCGAAGAAAGTAGACGCTGGGTACCCTACTGGAATTGGTGTGAAGAATTCACTTCTTGTGCTTGGCGGAATTAACTTCTTGGGAATGTTATTTACGTTCTTGGTGCCTGAATCCAAAGGAAAATCGTTGGAGGAGTTGACCGGAGAGAACGAAGACGAAAACGGTGATATTTCCGAGCAGACCGCTGGTGCTAGGACTGTTCCACTGTGA